From a region of the Leptospira kmetyi serovar Malaysia str. Bejo-Iso9 genome:
- a CDS encoding YbhB/YbcL family Raf kinase inhibitor-like protein, translating to MKIKGLAVVLFLSATLLQAEPFQLKSPELTAGKLIANEQVFNGFGCSGGNISPSLSWSGLPKDTKSIALTVYDPDAPTGSGWWHWVVFNLPATTTSLPANAGNVEKNLLPKEAVQSRTDFGAPGYGGPCPPQGHKPHRYYFTVYALKDKIPADQNSSGALIGFYINSLKIGEATLLAKYGR from the coding sequence ATGAAAATCAAAGGACTTGCAGTCGTGTTGTTTCTCAGTGCGACCTTGCTTCAAGCGGAACCGTTTCAATTGAAAAGCCCCGAGCTTACCGCGGGAAAATTAATCGCCAACGAACAAGTGTTTAACGGATTCGGTTGTTCCGGCGGAAACATTTCTCCCTCGTTGTCTTGGAGCGGATTACCCAAAGATACGAAAAGTATCGCGTTGACCGTTTATGATCCGGATGCTCCCACCGGAAGCGGATGGTGGCACTGGGTGGTTTTTAATCTTCCTGCAACGACCACTTCCCTTCCTGCAAACGCGGGTAACGTGGAAAAGAATCTTCTTCCCAAAGAAGCGGTTCAGAGCAGAACGGATTTCGGCGCTCCCGGTTACGGCGGCCCTTGTCCTCCACAAGGTCACAAACCCCATCGTTACTACTTTACCGTTTACGCTTTGAAAGATAAGATTCCTGCGGATCAGAATTCTTCCGGAGCTTTGATCGGTTTTTACATCAATTCACTGAAAATAGGCGAAGCTACTCTTCTCGCAAAATACGGAAGATAA
- a CDS encoding AraC family transcriptional regulator — MDLLSEILTAAAWKSDILARTSMYKSWGLKFPCERSGGFHILSQGSCFARFKGESIPLEKGDILFIARGFNHDLVSSPKEKAMDIGRFREILPQESEQSGTPITTFVSVRYEVPETTQHPFFYELPDHILIRAGEIPSHHPLHTTLILISQEVDSGLGSDLILQRLTDILLYYVIRHWLETHPALSPGWRSAFKDEKILAALEAVHKKPAYAWTLENLARTVGISRASLANRFKEVLGCTPIDYLARLRIEKGRSLIQDQNATLEEVARIVGYSSAFAFSKAFKRIHGFSPRNEDPQKIRNVS; from the coding sequence ATGGATCTTCTTTCTGAAATATTAACCGCAGCCGCTTGGAAAAGTGATATTCTCGCGAGAACCTCGATGTATAAATCCTGGGGTTTAAAATTTCCCTGCGAACGAAGCGGAGGCTTTCATATTCTTTCCCAAGGTTCTTGTTTTGCAAGATTCAAGGGAGAATCGATCCCGCTTGAAAAAGGGGATATCTTATTCATCGCGAGAGGATTCAATCACGACCTCGTATCTTCTCCCAAAGAAAAGGCGATGGATATCGGAAGGTTTCGGGAAATTCTTCCCCAAGAATCGGAACAGTCGGGAACTCCGATCACCACGTTCGTTTCGGTTCGTTACGAGGTTCCCGAGACGACACAACATCCTTTCTTTTACGAATTGCCCGATCATATTCTTATCCGCGCCGGAGAAATTCCTTCGCATCATCCTCTGCACACGACTTTGATTTTGATTTCTCAGGAAGTCGATTCCGGTTTGGGTTCGGATTTGATTCTTCAGAGATTGACGGATATTCTTTTGTATTACGTTATACGCCATTGGCTGGAAACTCATCCCGCTCTTTCACCGGGTTGGAGAAGCGCGTTCAAAGACGAAAAGATTTTGGCGGCGTTGGAAGCGGTTCATAAAAAACCGGCCTACGCTTGGACCTTGGAGAATCTCGCTCGAACCGTTGGAATTTCCCGCGCGTCGCTCGCCAATCGATTTAAAGAAGTGTTGGGTTGTACTCCGATAGATTATCTCGCCCGTCTTAGAATCGAAAAGGGAAGAAGTCTCATTCAGGATCAGAACGCGACCTTGGAAGAGGTGGCGCGGATCGTGGGTTATTCGTCCGCGTTCGCATTCTCAAAGGCGTTTAAACGAATCCACGGTTTTTCTCCGAGAAACGAAGATCCTCAAAAAATCAGAAACGTTTCCTAG
- a CDS encoding NAD(P)H-binding protein produces the protein MKIFVYAASGLVSGFVVDNLLAKGHEVYAASRKPESGKKAPNLHWVKADASQPTLGLEVLDQVDRAFFLSPPGYTDQYSILNPWIEKAKSKKLQKIVLMTAIGVEHSPEDLPFRKLERAVENSGLAYNIIRPNWFMQNFQTFWISGILKDKKIYFPAGNAKTSFIDARDIAASATTLLLDDSQNGKEFTLTGKESITHDEVAQKLSKATGLSIAFADITPEDFKKGLVGAGVPEDYANVLVYIAGNLKEGHSAPISDTVKQITGKDPISFDQYASDNRKVWLN, from the coding sequence ATGAAAATTTTCGTTTATGCGGCTTCCGGTCTGGTTTCGGGGTTCGTTGTGGATAATTTATTGGCAAAAGGTCACGAGGTCTACGCGGCTTCCCGTAAGCCGGAATCGGGCAAAAAAGCGCCCAATCTTCATTGGGTGAAAGCGGACGCTTCCCAACCGACTTTGGGATTGGAAGTGTTGGATCAAGTGGACAGGGCTTTTTTTCTTTCCCCACCGGGTTATACGGATCAGTACAGCATTCTTAATCCTTGGATCGAAAAGGCGAAGTCTAAAAAATTACAAAAAATTGTACTCATGACGGCAATCGGAGTGGAACATTCTCCCGAAGATCTTCCTTTTAGAAAACTGGAAAGAGCCGTTGAAAACTCCGGGCTTGCTTACAATATCATTCGCCCGAATTGGTTTATGCAGAACTTTCAAACTTTTTGGATTTCGGGAATCTTAAAGGACAAAAAAATCTACTTCCCCGCCGGTAACGCAAAGACCAGTTTTATAGACGCGAGAGATATCGCGGCAAGCGCGACGACTTTGCTTTTGGATGATTCTCAAAACGGAAAAGAATTCACTCTTACCGGAAAAGAATCCATCACACACGACGAGGTCGCTCAAAAATTATCCAAAGCAACCGGACTTTCCATCGCATTCGCGGACATCACTCCTGAAGACTTTAAGAAAGGTTTGGTGGGCGCGGGCGTTCCCGAAGACTACGCGAACGTTCTCGTGTATATCGCGGGTAACTTAAAAGAAGGACATTCGGCTCCGATCTCGGATACGGTAAAACAAATCACCGGAAAAGATCCGATCAGTTTCGATCAGTATGCAAGCGACAACCGCAAGGTCTGGTTGAACTAA